A window of the Capricornis sumatraensis isolate serow.1 chromosome 9, serow.2, whole genome shotgun sequence genome harbors these coding sequences:
- the LOC138086258 gene encoding olfactory receptor 2T8-like, translating to MENASDTTGINFILLGLFDYTQTHRFLFAVVLMAFLTSLMGNTFMIMLIQVDPQLHTPMYLLLSQLSLMDMMLVLTIVPKMAANYLMHNKSISPAGCGTQIFLFLTLGGGECFLLTAMSYDRYVAVCHPLRYPILMNQKLCLHMTAGSWLLGGVDGLMQAGATLSFPYCHSREVNHFFCEAPSLVHLACADTVIFEFFMYVCCILMLLIPLSLVLASYSLILAAVLNMQSTAARKKAFATCSSHLAVVGLFYGTIMFIYMRPKSYHSGTHDKVVSAFYTIFTPVLNPLIYSVRNKDVKGALRKWLVKHFDGLNSDHYSPKWHY from the coding sequence ATGGAAAATGCAAGTGACACCACAGGAATAAACTTCATTCTTCTAGGACTTTTTGACTACACACAGACCCATCGGTTCCTCTTTGCCGTGGTGCTCATGGCCTTCCTCACCTCCCTGATGGGCAACACCTTCATGATCATGCTCATTCAGGTGGATCCCCAGCTGCACACTCCCATGTACCTCCTGCTTAGCCAGCTCTCCCTCATGGACATGATGCTCGTTCTCACTATTGTCCCTAAAATGGCAGCCAACTACCTGATGCACAACAAATCCATCTCTCCTGCTGGCTGTGGTACTCAAATCTTCCTGTTTCTCACTCTAGGAGGGGGCGAGTGTTTCCTCTTAACCGCCATGtcctatgaccgctatgtggctGTATGTCACCCCTTGAGATACCCGATCCtcatgaatcagaaactctgcttGCACATGACAGCCGGCTCCTGGCTTTTGGGAGGGGTGGATGGGCTGATGCAGGCTGGTGCCACTCTGAGCTTCCCTTATTGCCACTCTCGGGAAGTGAATCACTTCTTTTGCGAGGCACCATCGCTTGTTCACCTTGCCTGTGCTGACACCGTGATTTTTGAGTTTTTCATGTACGTCTGTTGCATCCTGATGCTCTTGATTCCACTGTCTCTCGTTCTGGCTTCCTACAGTCTCATCTTGgctgctgtgctcaatatgcagTCCACTGCAGCCAGGAAGAAAGCCTTTGCCACCTGTTCCTCCCATTTGGCTGTTGTGGGGCTCTTCTATGGCACTATCATGTTTATCTACATGCGGCCAAAATCCTACCATTCAGGGACACATGACAAGGTGGTTTCTGCTTTCTACACCATCTTCACCCCTGTGTTGAACCCCCTTATATACAGTGTGAGGAATAAAGATGTCAAGGGGGCTTTGAGAAAGTGGCTAGTAAAGCACTTTGATGGTCTCAATAGTGATCATTATTCTCCAAAATGGCATTATTAG